The Puntigrus tetrazona isolate hp1 chromosome 16, ASM1883169v1, whole genome shotgun sequence genome includes a region encoding these proteins:
- the bcam gene encoding basal cell adhesion molecule isoform X2 → MERAMLGRFGIFCTLLAVALQVCLASVTVKVTPEVEVIKGETAKLHCSYTTSAPGSAIVVQWLIEVAGARKQIAFKSPQGFGVDSGTTMTDRLTMGEDLSITISPVMVEDERVYICQVSAGALGFSEDKTQIKVFFAPEKPIITGNNQAITVSPKTTTSAEVGKCISRNGYPEPRIIWFKDATPLPEVKDQKDTVYMIPSLVKEASGLHTMTSTLFMKLVKADAKSVFHCTVEYTMPNNQIKQESSDKFSLSLLYSTETVYFKLKNQGPVKEGDDVVMECETDGNPQPEFEFYKEDVKLEGLNGMLKVKSVTRKDEGSYKCEALDFDAEDDVDLSKTLSLNVHYLDPVAVSPEGPLVASKGDTVELQCKTKSSDEYTLQWRKDSKELSQMGVLTLQSVTLADAGVYLCVGAVPSVPGLRKQANVTLTVTGAPEIAAPQHGFVDKEGGMVTLNCSVLGYPAPQFTWTPSGKESVTVIGNKFISTVTLEASAAVLKDGVICEAYNKNGRDSKSFKVSIKSDPDKSSNPNAANRAEKQQGGSSAVVIAVVVCVLLLLILVALLFFLSKKGKLSCGKKDKKDVASGGEKGSIVVEMKSNEKGNEGAVLLNDPIAKQ, encoded by the exons TATGTCTGGCTTCGGTCACGGTCAAGGTGACTCCAGAGGTGGAAGTGATTAAAGGGGAGACAGCTAAACTGCATTGCAGCTATACCACATCTGCACCGGGCTCTGCCATTGTGGTCCAGTGGTTGATT GAGGTTGCAGGTGCAAGAAAGCAAATTGCTTTCAAGTCTCCACAAGGTTTTGGTGTTGATTCAGGCACAACAATGACAGATCGCTTAACCATGGGAGAAGACCTGTCCATCACCATCTCCCCAGTCATGGTGGAAGATGAGAGAGTCTACATCTGCCAAGTGTCCGCAGGAGCTTTAGGGTTCTCTGAAGATAAGACCCAGATCAAGGTTTTCT TTGCTCCAGAGAAGCCAATAATTACAGGAAATAATCAGGCTATTACCGTCAGTCCCAAAACTACCACCTCTGCTGAA GTGGGCAAATGCATCAGTAGGAATGGTTACCCTGAGCCTCGTATTATCTGGTTTAAAGATGCCACCCCTCTGCCTGAAGTAAAGGACCAAAAGGATA ctgTATATATGATACCTAGTCTGGTGAAAGAAGCCTCAGGCCTGCACACCATGACCAGCACGCTGTTCATGAAGCTGGTTAAAGCCGATGCTAAATCAGTCTTCCACTGCACGGTGGAGTACACCATGCCAAACAACCAGATCAAACAGGAGAGCTCCGATAAGTTCAGCCTCTCGCTGCTCT ATTCGACAGAGACGGTTTACTTCAAACTGAAGAACCAGGGGCCAGTGAAAGAGGGGGACGATGTGGTCATGGAGTGTGAGACTGATGGAAACCCTCAGCCAGAGTTTGAATTTTATAAAGAG GACGTAAAACTGGAAGGATTAAATGGAATGCTAAAAGTGAAGAGCGTCACTCGAAAGGATGAAGGAAGCTATAAGTGTGAAGCTCTGGATTTTGATGCTGAAGACGATGTCGACCTTTCCAAAACTCTAAGCTTAAATGTACACT ATCTTGACCCTGTGGCAGTGTCCCCAGAAGGCCCACTGGTTGCTTCTAAAGGAGATACCGTGGAGCTTCAGTGTAAGACCAAGTCCTCTGATGAATACACCCTGCAGTGGAGAAAG GACTCAAAGGAGCTGTCCCAGATGGGTGTGTTGACTCTCCAGTCAGTAACTCTGGCTGACGCtggtgtgtatttatgtgtcgGAGCTGTACCTTCAGTGCCTGGTCTCCGAAAACAAGCCAATGTCACCCTTACAGTCACAG GTGCACCTGAGATTGCTGCTCCACAACATGGTTTTGTTGATAAGGAAGGAGGGATGGTCACCCTCAACTGCTCTGTTCTTGGGTATCCTGCTCCACAGTTCACCTGGACACCTTCTGGAAAAGAG tCAGTGACAGTAATTGGGAATAAGTTTATCAGCACAGTCACTCTTGAGGCCTCGGCTGCGGTTCTAAAGGATGGTGTGATTTGTGAAGCATACAACAAGAATGGAAGAGACAGCAAGAGCTTCAAGGTGTCCATCAAATCAG ATCCAGACAAATCATCAAATCCCAATGCTGCTAACCGAG CGGAGAAACAGCAGGGAGGTTCCAGCGCGGTCGTGATCGCCGTGGTGGTGTGCGTTCTGCTGCTTCTCATCCTGGTTGCTCTGCTCTTCTTCCTTAGCAAGAAGGGCAAGCTGAGCTGTGGGAAAAAGGACAAGAAAGATGT GGCTTCTGGAGGAGAGAAAGGTAGTATTGTGGTGGAGATGAAGTCCAATGAGAAAGGCAATGAAGGGGCTGTTCTGCTAAACGACCCAATTGCAAAACAG TGA
- the bcam gene encoding basal cell adhesion molecule isoform X1, which translates to MERAMLGRFGIFCTLLAVALQVCLASVTVKVTPEVEVIKGETAKLHCSYTTSAPGSAIVVQWLIEVAGARKQIAFKSPQGFGVDSGTTMTDRLTMGEDLSITISPVMVEDERVYICQVSAGALGFSEDKTQIKVFFAPEKPIITGNNQAITVSPKTTTSAEVGKCISRNGYPEPRIIWFKDATPLPEVKDQKDTVYMIPSLVKEASGLHTMTSTLFMKLVKADAKSVFHCTVEYTMPNNQIKQESSDKFSLSLLYSTETVYFKLKNQGPVKEGDDVVMECETDGNPQPEFEFYKEDVKLEGLNGMLKVKSVTRKDEGSYKCEALDFDAEDDVDLSKTLSLNVHYLDPVAVSPEGPLVASKGDTVELQCKTKSSDEYTLQWRKDSKELSQMGVLTLQSVTLADAGVYLCVGAVPSVPGLRKQANVTLTVTGAPEIAAPQHGFVDKEGGMVTLNCSVLGYPAPQFTWTPSGKESVTVIGNKFISTVTLEASAAVLKDGVICEAYNKNGRDSKSFKVSIKSDPDKSSNPNAANRGNPVFETAEKQQGGSSAVVIAVVVCVLLLLILVALLFFLSKKGKLSCGKKDKKDVASGGEKGSIVVEMKSNEKGNEGAVLLNDPIAKQ; encoded by the exons TATGTCTGGCTTCGGTCACGGTCAAGGTGACTCCAGAGGTGGAAGTGATTAAAGGGGAGACAGCTAAACTGCATTGCAGCTATACCACATCTGCACCGGGCTCTGCCATTGTGGTCCAGTGGTTGATT GAGGTTGCAGGTGCAAGAAAGCAAATTGCTTTCAAGTCTCCACAAGGTTTTGGTGTTGATTCAGGCACAACAATGACAGATCGCTTAACCATGGGAGAAGACCTGTCCATCACCATCTCCCCAGTCATGGTGGAAGATGAGAGAGTCTACATCTGCCAAGTGTCCGCAGGAGCTTTAGGGTTCTCTGAAGATAAGACCCAGATCAAGGTTTTCT TTGCTCCAGAGAAGCCAATAATTACAGGAAATAATCAGGCTATTACCGTCAGTCCCAAAACTACCACCTCTGCTGAA GTGGGCAAATGCATCAGTAGGAATGGTTACCCTGAGCCTCGTATTATCTGGTTTAAAGATGCCACCCCTCTGCCTGAAGTAAAGGACCAAAAGGATA ctgTATATATGATACCTAGTCTGGTGAAAGAAGCCTCAGGCCTGCACACCATGACCAGCACGCTGTTCATGAAGCTGGTTAAAGCCGATGCTAAATCAGTCTTCCACTGCACGGTGGAGTACACCATGCCAAACAACCAGATCAAACAGGAGAGCTCCGATAAGTTCAGCCTCTCGCTGCTCT ATTCGACAGAGACGGTTTACTTCAAACTGAAGAACCAGGGGCCAGTGAAAGAGGGGGACGATGTGGTCATGGAGTGTGAGACTGATGGAAACCCTCAGCCAGAGTTTGAATTTTATAAAGAG GACGTAAAACTGGAAGGATTAAATGGAATGCTAAAAGTGAAGAGCGTCACTCGAAAGGATGAAGGAAGCTATAAGTGTGAAGCTCTGGATTTTGATGCTGAAGACGATGTCGACCTTTCCAAAACTCTAAGCTTAAATGTACACT ATCTTGACCCTGTGGCAGTGTCCCCAGAAGGCCCACTGGTTGCTTCTAAAGGAGATACCGTGGAGCTTCAGTGTAAGACCAAGTCCTCTGATGAATACACCCTGCAGTGGAGAAAG GACTCAAAGGAGCTGTCCCAGATGGGTGTGTTGACTCTCCAGTCAGTAACTCTGGCTGACGCtggtgtgtatttatgtgtcgGAGCTGTACCTTCAGTGCCTGGTCTCCGAAAACAAGCCAATGTCACCCTTACAGTCACAG GTGCACCTGAGATTGCTGCTCCACAACATGGTTTTGTTGATAAGGAAGGAGGGATGGTCACCCTCAACTGCTCTGTTCTTGGGTATCCTGCTCCACAGTTCACCTGGACACCTTCTGGAAAAGAG tCAGTGACAGTAATTGGGAATAAGTTTATCAGCACAGTCACTCTTGAGGCCTCGGCTGCGGTTCTAAAGGATGGTGTGATTTGTGAAGCATACAACAAGAATGGAAGAGACAGCAAGAGCTTCAAGGTGTCCATCAAATCAG ATCCAGACAAATCATCAAATCCCAATGCTGCTAACCGAG GAAACCCTGTGTTTGAAACAG CGGAGAAACAGCAGGGAGGTTCCAGCGCGGTCGTGATCGCCGTGGTGGTGTGCGTTCTGCTGCTTCTCATCCTGGTTGCTCTGCTCTTCTTCCTTAGCAAGAAGGGCAAGCTGAGCTGTGGGAAAAAGGACAAGAAAGATGT GGCTTCTGGAGGAGAGAAAGGTAGTATTGTGGTGGAGATGAAGTCCAATGAGAAAGGCAATGAAGGGGCTGTTCTGCTAAACGACCCAATTGCAAAACAG TGA